DNA from Gouania willdenowi unplaced genomic scaffold, fGouWil2.1 scaffold_55_arrow_ctg1, whole genome shotgun sequence:
CCCCCCCCATCCTGGGTTCTGCTTCAGGTCCGTGTTCCTCAGCAGCTCTAACGCTCTCTCTGTACAACTCGTctacacacaacaaacaaaataccaCTAAAACATTCTGCTTTACTAATAATCAATTACAGGGCAGTGCAGACCCACCTGCCATGCCCGAGGGGTGTGGGGGGGCCGGGGGGAATCCTCTTCCAGGAGGTGGGGGCCTCCTGAACATGGGAGCTCCTGGATCTGTGAACATGTAGCCTGAGACACAGAGAGTTTGGTGAAAGAAGAACAGAGCACAGGAAACAACATCTGTGACCAAGaaccacacaaaataaaaccaacgtACATCACCTGACATCTGATCAATCTCCTGTCTGTACATTttggaaacacacactgatgtATTTCACATCCACTAGACATGAAAATAATagaggtgtgcattgccatcaatctgacgatacaatatGATTCACAATACAATGTATCctcatagtaaacaatacaataaactCTATATCACGatgtcaataattacaaatttcatctttacaagtacaaaatggtatgaaatacaatttatttcattttcttttaaacgtgcaaaaacaagtaaatggtaactaactgtaattcaagtacaaatattaaaaaccagtggtatgtttatcaaactgtcaaattacatttttcaaaaaagttaaacttttgcctCTACAACATATTCTGATCGTGTActttaaaacatacatttataaaagtgcACAGTacgttttatgaaaataaagttcaccttccagctaaaatgaattgatgagtgaggtagtttaacaatgtctgatgtggttcactgacacataTGTTAGAACAATTAAATGGTCGATTTGGAAATGTTTTGGATCGCGATAGATCGCACagtcaatttttttcttacacgcTTAATAAAATAGGAGTGGCtaaagatgctaacaaaaaTAAGCCATGTTAATTGTTTACAGTAGCTTCTCAAATCCTTTGAATGAAAAACGTGCTTTGGTAAAGATTCAAATGTCATCTCAGCCTGTAGCCAAACGTgttagttttagagttcatttaAACAATTCTACCAACTCAAGCTGATTTAACAACATTTAAATCCTAAATCCTTACTTTTAAAAACCTCACTAAACTAGAGGTTAGCCAAAGCTCAGCTACTAGTAGACGGGTCAATATGTTAAATATGACTCTAATAACACTGCGTTGTGGCTGCAGCTCAAAAGAAAActgtttaaatgtaattggaattgCAATATTATGAGCATATGACTGAATATTTCtatttaaatatgaaataactGGCTACTGTATTAATGACATTCCTAAAAATGtaaagtggtagaaatgtgAGTATGAATATGATACGTGTTTACATGCTACTGTGTGCATCCACTCATTGAACCTGTACGATAAAGATGGAAAACACATCAAACTTCTAACTTACCTGAGGCTCTTGGATCAAACACAGTGGTTACATATAAACCTgtaaaaatcacacacacacacacacacacacacacacacacacacctggggGTCCTGGTATGGATCCTGGAAGGGGTCCCCTGCGATCCTTCTCCCATGTAGGAGAGCTCGAGCCACTGTCTGAATGAGGACCACCACTGCGCTCCAGCTCACTTTGGCCCCCCAAGGGTTCACCTGGACCACGAggcactgggggggggggggggggggggggggatatgATGGAGGTGTTGGTGGGACAAAGATGTGACAGAGGAAAGGAAATGTCAGTCATTACAGCAGAAGGAAATGAAACTGagaacacacaatgacaacacgtGCACAGAGCGTGCAGCCGCACATGGCGGCAGCAGACAGTTAGGCCCCGTTTACACAACATTTTCTAGTAAAAAAGCAAAGGATTGATGAAGTTTAacttttgtctgtctgtttacACGGCAACAGCGTTTTGGTGCTTGTAGAGGGACACTGTTGGTGTGCATCACTCTTTAGAATTTATTTGAATTTCTccaacaaagtgttgatttacttcGCCATCACTTGGATCAGCGGAGACGTATTTCATGACCACTATCACAGTGCTGCACTCCTACTTAGAGTTAAGTTAATAATTTGACCGAACTCGGGGTCAGGCTTAATCTTTTTAACATGGACTCCGGTTGGACTTGGTTCGGACACTGCAAGGTGAATGAATGGTCAGGTGACGTGTTCGATTAATGCGAGAAATATGCACAAATTATTGGTAATGCTGAGGGGGTGAATGGTGAATGCTGTCCTTTGTCACACGAATGATGATGttaaaaaatggataaatgACTCGTTCTTGACTCGTTATGGAGCTGTGTGTGTCACATATGTAGAGAGCAGATTGCTGAGTTGTGTGTGTTGCGTCACTAAACCCGTACGTAGCGTGTAGCACCACATGAAGCAGCTCGTCATGTTTATAGTCGGATGCAGAAAGAGTAGTGTGATGACCCCAAGTGGGTGGGGTTGCAGGTGTGTTTGTCTCTCTGTTATCCATCTTCTTGTTTTCACAGAGCTAATGACTGTATTGGACTCGGGTGTGTGTGGCTGCTCGGAAGGCGTGGCCTGCCCATTAAAGTCACCTGAGGACTCTCCAGCCCCCTCTAGCTCCCTGCTTGGCCTGGCTCTCACTGGTTGTGGCTGCTCCTGTGGCAGGATTATTGTTTGTTGCCCCAATGTCTTGGGGAACAAACGCTAGTGCAGACATTTATCTACCTCTTGTTGTTTTATTCTTGTCATGGTCTTAAGCCAATCTGTGATAGTAGctataaataaagctgagttattaaagaaactcgCCTCAGATCATTGTACATGTGTGCGTCGCGCATGGATGCGAATAGTGTGTCGGCAGCAATGGGTTCAGGATTAAAGAGAGATCTGCTTTGTTCAGGTTTGGGCCGTAAACTGTCGGCCTCGGGCCAGGTTGAGAATACTTCGTAGGTCCGATATTAAGCTCTACTCTTACTTGCGTTCGGCGGAAGTGTCTCTGTGCGTGCACTTATGGTTCATTGCAGAATCATTTGGCCAGGCATCTATACTACATCCTTTTTGatgttttgaaaatgttgcCATGCGAATGcagaactttttggaaacaaaaacagaaacagaaataaatcGTTGATGTGTAAACAGGACCTTAGTATCACCAACAAGTTGCACAAATCCATTCAGGGGTGTGCAAAATGCttcatatgaaaaataaaaaccattactgacaaaaactaaaaagcaCAATCATTGGTCCGTGTGTCAGCTGCAGTTTTACCTCGTGGTGAGAGTCTGGGGGGAGGGGCGTCCATCAGCGTGGGCGGGGACAGAAACCCTCGGGTTTCTGAAGCAGGTCGACCGTACGGTGACCTTTCACCTAAACATGAGGGAACAGCTGGTAACTACAGGGTCAGTCGTTTTCTAAAGGTTGGTTTAACCATGGTATTGATTATGGATTGATTACATATGGTTTTGCCCTCAGACACAACTGCAGTAACTGAGTGAGGCTCATAGAGCTGAGCGTGTTTACCTCTGAAAGGCAGAGGGTGAGCCAGGCTCCCCAACGCGTACGGGTCTTTGTCGAGGGCATCCAGTTTAAACTGGGTGtctgtcagtctgcacacaaAGAGATCATATGTAGGATGTGCACCACACAGTGTAGTGACTAATGGAAATAATGCAGTACAATGAAATGAATGCATAATGGAGAACTATGAATGTAAATAACCCCAGGTACATTTCTGATTACTAACAAggattaaagtgttttattttggagtttATCACTATTTTGTTTTGCACAATCAGTTGGAGTTAGCTTACAGTtaaatatttatgattttattttgataacaCTGCTTCCTGTTTGGTGCTTGAAGTAGCTTGATGCTGATGAAAAGACACAGAGAAGCAGGAGAAATCCACACCTAGCGACTTTAAAGGTGTTTAATATGTAGCTACCCCCTTAAAGAGGCACAAGGTATGCTAAAAATGTTAGAGAAAAGTGTTTGAATGTGTTGTGTGGCCAGAGCTGTACTTTTGTTGGGTTTTATTTGACATTTGTCAGAATTTGCACACATTtaatattttctacagtgatgtAAGAGCTTTAGATTTAGCTTACACtcttttattgtatatttcagCTCTTATGATGAATTAAAGGTTTACTGCTATTAAACCTAAtgttttatcagtttttattttggaagtTATTACACTACAACATACCTATACATGCAACATATAAAACAGATGACTGTTGGTTAACAATAAGATGTCAAAGGACTgcagaatgttttaatgtgttgCCAACAGGCAGACAAAATATCAGAAACCCTGAATAAATGTGCTGTAATATAATCTCCTCAACGCCTTTAGGAAACTCAAACAAGTTCAAATGAATCAGTTTAGTGCTCGCtaatatttttatacatttgttgGCCATATTGTTTAACAATAAACAGTTTGGATTGAAGTTTCAAAGCGTGTGCTTACTTCTGCCTGATCAAAGCGTTCTCTCTCCTGATGTCTGCCAGCTCTCTGTCTGCTGCCCGCGCTGCCAGCTGCACAGAGACCAGAAAGAGAATGTGTGTTGACATCCAGATGCTCATTCAGACACCATTAGACGTTCAAAAATAACTGCATTTCACATACACACCTTTTGAAATGTCTTActgttatatttaaatatataatactatTTTGAatacagaaagacaattataatatataactaCTTCTTCCTACCCCTTTTAAGGCATGCTAATCAGATATGAGATATGTATGTAGGTATGTATGAATGTATGTTGATAAAAATGTGTGGGTCTAATTAAACATACTTTTTTGTATAACTATAATTTCACAAGatgtaattaattttatttattaacatcaaatggtgtatatatttttgtatgtgtgtAGGTATAGGAATATTTGATGCATGTGATtgcacaaaatgtattaaatgtcaCATGGTAAAGCAAACGGTTGAAATGGTCATGTTAAAAGGctgttttaaaacagagcagaacCTCCGTTTTCCACTGGATGAGTAACGGCTGTGGTTCAACTCCAAAACGGCGGCGGAGCTGATGCGTTTCATTCTAGTCAATGTGGAACAAGTCCATCAGTCCAGTGTCCTGCGCAACAGCTTCAGCGGTTAAATTCAGCAAAGATCAGtttgtgcgcacacacaaaataaaacgtccggtttatttttaaaatgaaatactctGTGTTCAAGGCGGATCTTATTTCCATCTATTTTCCGACcctcttgctccttttcagcGTGTCgagggtctgctggtgtctatCTACAGCGTTCTTCATGCTAGGTggggctacaccctggacagggcggtAGTGGAATGTATTTCACAAATAAATATTGACCTTATCCATGattgaatcacaataatctccacaaaagcagAAGATCTACAGGGCAAGTTGAgttccttcttctcctctccaaggacacaatgaagcGTTCGTATGGTTTTCTGTCTCTCTTTATAGAGACTACAGccatgttgtaaatgtcatactaacgtactactcttactaagTCTGACGCCTAAATTaatatgtagtgcgttcacattagatagtatgaaaagatgaagaaatacccggatgtatactatatggagacatttttgaagtatggaTACTGGGCATACTAGTCATACTTAACtgacccatgatgcattgtgagttgaaaaatgtaaaatggtcctgggactggcctcaagctaaaaatcaaacatcaccttttcaaaacaaaagcatctcttcttgtcttccattagttttttaacgctttaGTAACTAGGGCTCTTGTtctgaagttaaccagaaggtTAGTCAGTCAtaaatggagggtctccgaaaatctctgaaatgtcggcagGAAAtgtgagcacatgttgatattctgctTGGTCaatttctcacttcaaatgttttcagaactttcaaagatggagaatcaacagagatatttagccttagtgtgattcaggtttggtggaaaacttggaagtatacttcagtgggaatgctcatcatcctaataatACTAacagtacagtatatagtagacagtatatactcattgagtttgtggtTCGATTTTGAACACAGTCAATAACTCATTATATTACACAATTACATGCAACAATGCACACCACAGATGCAGCTGGTAGGTATTAACCGACAGAGGCAGACGGAGAAGTTCCGGAACCTTCACGCAACCAGTGGAAATCTGATGTAAAAATGGAGGAGAAAGATCATAACAAGTATATGTGCCAGACACCATGATTCTGGTCTTTCACTAAATGCTGATGTGCTGAACTAATTCTACCTAACCATGTACTCTGTGGAACGGGACATTTAGATGATAGATGTGCATCTGATAGCTCTGTTGCAGCTTTGTTATGAGATTAAAATAGCTTTCAGTAAAACTAAACAAAGAcaacaagatggaggtgataaAGTGTGTTTACTGATGTTTACCCAGTTATTGTGAGCCTTCTTCTCATGAGCTGATATCTGAGTCTGATATGACTGCTTGGTTTTGTCCAATTCTTCCTCCATCTCTCCAGCCCGCTGCCTGAAACGAAGCAAAGGTtagaccgtgtgtgtgtgtgtgtgtgtgtgtgtgtgtgtgtgtgtgtgtgtgtgtgtgtgtgtgtgtgtgtgtgtgtgtgtgtgtgtgtgtgtgtgtgagttagcAGCTACCTGTAGTTATTCAGCTCCTCCATGGCCAGAGCAATGTTTTTATCAGCTTTGTTTAACTTCTCCTCTTTCTGCAGCCGCTCCTTCTCTTCCACCGTCAGCAGTCTGCAAACATTCCTCACATGAATCCTTCTCCGTTACACCAACACTCACTGATCCacgtgtttgagtgtgtgtgtgtgtgtgtgtgtgtgtgtgtacctgtgcaATTTCAGCTCGTTCTCCTGGTACATTTCTGTCATAATCTGGAGTTTCTGCTGTAATCGTTGCACCTGGACACAAGAGTCACATTGATAaatttaaaccagtggttctcatacTTTTTAGGCTAatgtacccctttctcttatttctgaatcaaagtacCTCTTTTGTCCGACAATAACATTttgctgaaaaaaatatttaggaaacaactataaagcacaatgatggaatgaatgagtgataacacattttgaagaatctcattttgtaaataagtgggaaaaaaacagtatttactacagttgttcccaacctttttttcattttgatatcaagaatttctggtgacccaagacattttttttctagaattagtttctgATTATGTTTAAGCTCAGATAATTTTTTCttattgcattttagttgaactagattttcaaagagaaagtatagaaatacaaaataaaaataaaaaataaaactgtatttaaatttttcagaaatttaagACATAAAtctatgataaaaacaatagatTTATGTCtatggtttttatcatttccagtcatctcacgcctggggtagaaccaagactgacactttaatCATTTCAAgtaacccctgtagtgccattgtgtaccctcAGGGGTACATGTAaacccatttgagaaacactgatgtaaacaaacacaagtATGAAACAACATCTAATCAATGTGCTACCTCAGCTGTGTAGTTTTCAGCCTCAGATTGCAGAGAGAGCTTCTCACTCTCCATTTCCTTGATGGCctctgtgattaaaaaaaaaaaaaaaaaaaaaaaggtcatcaTGTGACAGCATTATTCCAATGATTGCTGTTAATACGTTTCAAAATGAGAATGAAAACCTGCCTTGTAGGTCTTCTTTAGCTTTGACTTCATCATTGAGTTTGGCAAACACTCTGTCCTTATCTTCATCTACTGACTTCAAGTCAGCATTTAGCTGCAATTAAACAGATGTGATCAGATACAAATGTACTGTCTTTAATTTGGAAATCATTGTGAAAGTTTTGTCTGCATAttctgttgaaggtcaacactacaagaagtgcagtcttttaaagacagcaatacatgttttgttattgcaattaaataaatgaatttattttattgcatagttgtgaccatcaacaaccctccctaaggaagggtaagaaacactttattatagggaggatataaaaaggagggcagtgttacacctggatgagggggaagggaacagggaggagggagtcagggtaggaaaatggaaagggtggggattGTGAAAGTTATTAAAAAGTTCCTCATAAATCTGTACCTTGGCAGCATAAATGAGCTTTTGGACCTTTTGTAGATGACCATCAGGCCTATCTGcacctttcttcttctctccttctccagcttcctcttcctccacaTCTGAGTCCCACGCTTTCATCTGGAGGAGCCGATCTGTCAGGGACTGGAACAATCACAACAGCCACAGCTTATACTTCACCAGTGCTCTTAACATACGATAAAATTCATgacacacacagaaaagacaGTGGCCACGTTTCCATGAGAGCATTAAtttccctttaattcagaataaaaattaatcctttttaaaaagattaaaactgaccttgtaaacaccaaattccaaatgaaaacgaccattccgaattaaacttaaattcaaATTAATTGGCCGGttaattctgattttaatttcgaatttaataattcctctatcttgtaaatgtttaattctgctttaaattaattttggtTGGTCTTCGCATGCCGATAACGtgttggtgacgacataatcgaGGATGGCCGTAGTTATAATGACCAGGCTTAGGAATTTTAATAGGATAATTGTATTTGTATCATGTTTCTCTGATTATGTCTgctgtgtttatatttttcacTACGCTGTCACTGTGTATTGTCATATTGTTGTGCATGTTTAGCTTTTTATATTCTGTATCTGCTTCTACCCCCTGCACTGTGGGACTATGGATGGAAATTAGCATTTAGCAAAAATGGCGTATTTACAACTTCAGCTGTACATTAATACACACTGTgccaataaacacattttttaaaaaatttaaattttcaaaaaagcaAGCGTTGGACTCAAGCCAAGACTatatatttaataagagc
Protein-coding regions in this window:
- the mia2 gene encoding cTAGE family member 5 isoform X2, producing MPWEPVIVACVVGLLTIFLFTCRCYSSLKSRMYRSKEQWMSEQIVQLLDEKCKVLETLSQCQQEYDELQSSLEDSGADAQTRKAEQLEVKAGHLENAKNELETDVFQLKDLLDQQRDCRMEQEARIAVLEQSMKTFEEEIKDLQSQDEQAQTTLKVYSMNSERLQRNLDTAGGENAVLQETNAHLRQQVEGWAERVSELEAEIRRCELAHSGMMQDVATKDQRITSLTDRLLQMKAWDSDVEEEEAGEGEKKKGADRPDGHLQKVQKLIYAAKLNADLKSVDEDKDRVFAKLNDEVKAKEDLQEAIKEMESEKLSLQSEAENYTAEVQRLQQKLQIMTEMYQENELKLHRLLTVEEKERLQKEEKLNKADKNIALAMEELNNYRQRAGEMEEELDKTKQSYQTQISAHEKKAHNNWLAARAADRELADIRRENALIRQKLTDTQFKLDALDKDPYALGSLAHPLPFRGERSPYGRPASETRGFLSPPTLMDAPPPRLSPRVPRGPGEPLGGQSELERSGGPHSDSGSSSPTWEKDRRGPLPGSIPGPPGYMFTDPGAPMFRRPPPPGRGFPPAPPHPSGMADELYRESVRAAEEHGPEAEPRMGGAPPMGPTDAPFPRRAAYRPPPPPDFFPPRGPGGPPMIPVWALPPSGMMPPLRFPPPHMPPMRLPPPSMAPPSFRQSFPPPPHNQPPQDATATAEDSI